One segment of Streptomyces sp. XD-27 DNA contains the following:
- a CDS encoding CHAT domain-containing protein codes for MPERGSYDLNAVVYELRRAGAGGVPDAATAIRLTALICDRLGCRTPREAYERMYADWRDLAEDTVRAGMFAGQVLTLLPLLQYEGPCATPAQQEELFRCAIAHGPTEPQWRAGVLGAAGMAVLNGTMSADPARMKEALARLEQARELMPPGSPERDAIELSHAAVRAHLAQLSGGEEDFDSAVADLQRLSGSEVLDPGARLAMEGQLAGFRARQATRREDEAALAAAVRELEAVLARIPPDHLDRSRIQGFLDASRANLLMLRAHRTGTFPPSGLGPAMPPLEEVRRLLSTLPTDVRIDELGSTGINRAGYATAADDAKGVSEGLELLEEALDLLDADDDRWLRFASSAGVGHCVLSGLPGVPVTRRRHHLDQGISWLSHTLRLAGGPEHPLWATMGMALATAYRRRGGTLPFDPRSARRNREEARRIGLDALRGTTWSVLLQSGTAHAAEVGRQAAESALDVARWCLLDGAYDDAVRALDAGRGLLLHAATVAATVPQTLASLGHADLAAEWEAAGPDPGGRAMALDGTAVMGLSNGTGVVGPSDGTGVMGPSSRLRRRVLDALSASPHGPRMLEPPTTGEIGAALRTLGATALVYLVPGGELMPSEDRVPGGALIVSADGSVRHLPLPGLAADAAPLAEYRATGAPGRDMGGPPADPARPPLDGRAALEGRAALERLCDWAGEAVMGPLLAALPRGFGRAPAVVLVPVGALGMVPWHAARTAGRRGPRHACQDAQISYLPSARLLCELAARPAPPATAAGRRSLVVGDPTGDLRHAAEEAAAIRAAFCPEAELLDDRTGTPEAVRDWLRRQRGGLLHLACHGVVRHGERHSSYLDLAGGRLTAEELTEGADRYPDLGLVVLAACSTNVSGRGYDEAYSLATAFLVAGARSVLGSLWTVPDGATSLLMYMAHHFMHRAGLPPGAALRRAQLWMLDDRRETPAGMPRELADRVPSIDARDLAGWAGFTHLGW; via the coding sequence GTGCCAGAACGCGGGAGCTACGACCTCAACGCGGTCGTGTACGAGCTGCGGCGGGCGGGCGCCGGGGGTGTGCCGGACGCCGCGACCGCGATCCGGCTGACCGCGCTGATCTGCGACCGGCTCGGGTGCCGTACGCCGCGCGAGGCGTACGAGCGGATGTACGCGGACTGGCGTGACCTGGCGGAAGACACCGTGCGGGCGGGCATGTTCGCCGGACAGGTGCTCACCCTGCTTCCCCTGTTGCAGTACGAGGGGCCGTGCGCCACGCCGGCGCAACAGGAGGAGCTGTTCCGCTGCGCGATCGCCCACGGTCCGACGGAGCCGCAGTGGCGGGCGGGCGTTCTCGGGGCGGCCGGGATGGCGGTGCTCAACGGCACCATGTCCGCCGATCCGGCGCGGATGAAGGAGGCGCTGGCCCGGCTGGAGCAGGCCCGCGAGCTGATGCCGCCGGGCTCTCCCGAGCGGGACGCGATCGAGCTGTCCCACGCGGCCGTACGGGCGCACCTGGCCCAGCTCAGCGGCGGTGAGGAGGACTTCGACTCGGCCGTGGCGGATCTCCAGCGGCTGAGCGGTTCGGAGGTGCTCGATCCCGGCGCGCGCCTGGCCATGGAGGGCCAGCTCGCCGGGTTCCGCGCCCGGCAGGCCACCCGGCGCGAGGACGAGGCGGCGCTGGCCGCGGCCGTCCGCGAGTTGGAGGCCGTGCTGGCCCGGATCCCGCCCGACCACCTCGACCGCAGCCGCATCCAGGGGTTTCTGGACGCCTCGCGAGCCAACCTGCTGATGCTCCGGGCGCACCGCACCGGCACGTTTCCGCCCTCCGGCCTCGGCCCGGCCATGCCCCCGCTGGAGGAGGTGCGGCGTCTGCTGTCGACTCTGCCGACAGACGTGCGGATCGACGAGCTCGGGAGCACCGGGATCAACCGGGCGGGCTACGCGACGGCCGCCGACGACGCGAAGGGGGTCTCGGAGGGACTGGAACTGCTCGAAGAGGCCCTGGACCTGCTCGACGCCGACGACGACCGCTGGCTGCGCTTCGCCTCCAGCGCCGGGGTGGGCCACTGCGTCCTCTCCGGCCTGCCCGGCGTGCCGGTGACGCGCCGGAGGCACCACCTCGACCAGGGCATCTCCTGGCTGTCGCACACGCTGCGGCTCGCGGGAGGCCCGGAGCACCCGCTGTGGGCCACCATGGGGATGGCTCTGGCGACGGCCTACCGCAGACGGGGCGGCACGCTGCCGTTCGACCCGCGGTCGGCGCGCCGCAACCGCGAGGAGGCCCGGCGGATCGGCCTCGACGCCCTGCGCGGGACGACCTGGAGCGTGCTGCTCCAGTCCGGTACGGCACACGCGGCCGAGGTCGGCCGGCAGGCGGCGGAGAGCGCGCTCGACGTCGCCCGCTGGTGTCTGCTCGACGGCGCGTACGACGACGCCGTACGGGCCCTGGACGCCGGGCGCGGGCTGCTGCTGCACGCGGCCACGGTGGCGGCCACGGTCCCGCAGACGCTGGCCTCGCTCGGGCACGCCGACCTGGCGGCGGAGTGGGAGGCGGCGGGGCCCGATCCGGGCGGCCGGGCGATGGCGCTGGACGGAACGGCAGTCATGGGTCTGTCGAATGGAACGGGGGTCGTGGGCCCGTCGGATGGAACGGGGGTCATGGGCCCGTCGAGCAGACTGCGCCGCCGGGTGCTGGACGCGCTGAGCGCGTCCCCGCACGGACCGCGCATGCTGGAACCGCCCACGACCGGCGAGATCGGCGCGGCGCTGCGCACCCTGGGAGCCACCGCCCTGGTGTACCTGGTGCCGGGCGGCGAGCTGATGCCCAGTGAGGACCGGGTGCCCGGCGGTGCGCTGATCGTCTCCGCCGACGGGTCGGTACGGCACCTCCCGCTGCCCGGACTGGCGGCGGACGCGGCCCCGTTGGCGGAGTACCGGGCCACGGGCGCCCCCGGCCGCGACATGGGCGGGCCGCCGGCCGACCCGGCGCGGCCGCCACTCGACGGCCGGGCCGCGCTGGAGGGGCGGGCCGCGCTGGAGCGGCTGTGCGACTGGGCGGGGGAAGCGGTGATGGGCCCGCTGCTGGCGGCGCTGCCGCGCGGGTTCGGCCGCGCTCCGGCGGTCGTCCTGGTGCCGGTGGGCGCCTTGGGCATGGTTCCGTGGCACGCGGCCCGTACCGCCGGGCGGCGCGGGCCGCGCCACGCGTGCCAGGACGCGCAGATCTCGTACCTGCCCTCGGCCCGGCTGCTGTGCGAGCTGGCCGCCCGCCCGGCGCCGCCCGCGACGGCGGCCGGGCGGCGGTCCCTCGTCGTGGGGGACCCCACGGGCGATCTGCGGCACGCCGCCGAGGAGGCCGCGGCGATCCGCGCCGCCTTCTGCCCGGAGGCCGAGCTCCTGGACGACCGCACGGGGACGCCGGAGGCGGTACGGGACTGGCTGCGGCGGCAGCGCGGCGGGCTGCTCCACCTGGCCTGCCACGGCGTGGTGCGGCACGGGGAGCGGCACAGCTCCTATCTCGACCTGGCCGGGGGCCGCCTGACGGCGGAGGAGCTGACCGAGGGCGCCGATCGGTATCCGGACCTCGGCCTGGTGGTGCTCGCCGCGTGCAGCACCAACGTGTCCGGGCGGGGCTACGACGAGGCGTACAGCCTCGCCACGGCGTTCCTGGTCGCCGGGGCCCGCTCGGTGCTGGGCTCGCTGTGGACCGTGCCGGACGGGGCCACGTCCCTGCTGATGTACATGGCGCACCACTTCATGCACCGCGCGGGGCTGCCGCCCGGCGCGGCGCTGCGCCGGGCGCAGTTGTGGATGCTGGACGACCGCAGGGAGACACCCGCCGGGATGCCGCGGGAGCTGGCGGACCGGGTGCCGTCCATCGACGCGCGGGACCTGGCGGGGTGGGCCGGGTTCACCCACCTCGGCTGGTGA
- a CDS encoding helix-turn-helix transcriptional regulator yields MHSFHAYEDGPDLAALASLLADRTRAAFCLALLDGRAWTATELARHAGVALSTATGHLNRLVAGGLLAEERQGRHRYVRLAGADTAEMIESLATHAPYRPAPVRSLADANRRRALSRARTCYDHLAGVLGVAVTDAMTDRGYLGWDYGPALTAAGLRWLRETGVADDRPVGSRRPHVRTCLDWTERRPHLAGALGAALFRHAMDAGWLTRRGTSRVVLVTEAGAVALRERLGLPDEVLAPAP; encoded by the coding sequence GTGCACAGCTTCCACGCCTACGAGGACGGACCGGACCTCGCCGCGCTCGCGTCCCTGCTGGCCGACCGCACCCGCGCCGCGTTCTGTCTCGCGCTGCTGGACGGCCGGGCGTGGACGGCGACCGAGCTGGCCCGGCACGCGGGCGTCGCGCTGTCGACGGCGACCGGGCATCTCAACCGGCTGGTGGCCGGCGGGCTGCTGGCGGAGGAGCGGCAGGGCCGGCACCGCTACGTACGGCTCGCGGGCGCGGACACCGCGGAGATGATCGAGAGCCTGGCGACGCACGCGCCCTACCGGCCGGCCCCGGTGCGCTCGCTGGCGGACGCCAACCGGCGCCGCGCCCTGTCCCGCGCCCGTACCTGCTACGACCACCTCGCCGGCGTGCTGGGCGTGGCGGTGACCGACGCGATGACGGACCGGGGCTACCTCGGCTGGGACTACGGCCCCGCCCTGACGGCGGCGGGCCTGCGCTGGCTGCGGGAGACCGGTGTCGCGGACGACCGCCCGGTGGGCTCGCGCCGCCCCCATGTCCGTACCTGCCTGGACTGGACCGAGCGCCGTCCCCACCTGGCGGGAGCCCTGGGAGCCGCGTTGTTCCGGCACGCGATGGACGCCGGGTGGCTGACGCGGCGGGGCACCTCGAGGGTCGTGCTCGTCACCGAGGCCGGCGCGGTGGCGCTGCGCGAGCGGCTCGGACTGCCGGACGAGGTGCTGGCGCCCGCGCCGTAG
- a CDS encoding flavin reductase family protein, translating to MNSASQAPAGTGRRHLTITPSILYFGTPVALLSTENPDGTPNLAPVSSAWALGQAVVLGIGRESRTADNLAARPELVISLPSPELWRAVERLAPLTGADPVPPGKRAFYRHEPDKFAAAGLHPQESEVVRPPRVAECPLQLEARVRQLTPSADGVFWAVETEVLRVHADPRVVIPGTQHIDPALWSPLIYNFRHYHGLGPELGHGFRSETAVLTTRPR from the coding sequence ATGAACAGCGCATCGCAGGCCCCGGCCGGCACCGGCCGGCGGCATCTGACCATCACCCCGAGCATCCTGTACTTCGGTACGCCCGTGGCCCTGCTCAGCACCGAGAACCCTGACGGCACGCCCAATCTCGCCCCCGTCTCCTCCGCCTGGGCCCTGGGGCAGGCCGTGGTGCTCGGCATAGGCAGGGAGAGCCGGACGGCGGACAATCTCGCGGCCCGCCCGGAGTTGGTGATCAGCCTGCCGTCACCGGAGCTGTGGCGGGCCGTGGAGCGCCTGGCGCCGCTGACGGGCGCGGACCCGGTGCCGCCGGGCAAGCGGGCCTTCTACCGCCACGAGCCCGACAAGTTCGCCGCCGCCGGGCTCCACCCCCAGGAGTCGGAGGTGGTCCGCCCGCCGCGCGTCGCGGAGTGCCCGCTCCAACTGGAGGCCAGGGTGCGACAGCTCACCCCCAGCGCCGACGGGGTCTTCTGGGCCGTCGAGACGGAGGTGCTCCGCGTCCACGCCGACCCGCGCGTCGTCATCCCCGGCACCCAGCACATCGACCCCGCCCTGTGGAGCCCGCTGATCTACAACTTCCGCCACTACCACGGCCTCGGCCCGGAACTGGGGCACGGCTTCCGCTCCGAGACCGCGGTACTGACCACCCGGCCGCGCTGA
- a CDS encoding L-serine ammonia-lyase, producing MAISVFDLFSIGIGPSSSHTVGPMRAARMFTGRLKKDGLLAQTASVRAELFGSLGATGHGHGTPKAVLLGLEGHSPRTVDVETADDEVERIRSTGRLRLLGAEIGAAHEIAFDESTELILHRRRSLPYHANGMTLFAYDAEGVPLLEKTYYSVGGGFVVDEDAVGEDRIKLDDMVLKYPFRTGDELLRLSHETGLSISALMLENEKAWRTEEEIRAGLLEIWEVMRACVARGLSREGILPGGLKVRRRAAHSARQLRAEGDQQAHAMEWVTLYAMAVNEENAAGGRVVTAPTNGAAGIIPAVLHYYLNFVPGADEEGVVRFLLAAGAIGMLFKENASISGAEVGCQGEVGSACSMAAGGLAEVLGGSPEQVENAAEIGMEHNLGLTCDPVGGLVQIPCIERNGMASVKAVTAARMALRGDGRHHVSLDKVIKTMKETGADMKVKYKETARGGLAVNVIEC from the coding sequence GTGGCCATCTCCGTCTTCGACCTCTTCTCCATCGGCATCGGCCCGTCCAGCTCCCACACGGTCGGCCCGATGCGCGCCGCGCGCATGTTCACCGGCCGGCTGAAGAAGGACGGCCTCCTCGCCCAGACGGCCTCGGTCCGCGCGGAGCTGTTCGGCTCCCTCGGCGCGACCGGTCACGGCCACGGCACCCCCAAGGCCGTCCTCCTCGGCCTGGAGGGCCACTCCCCCCGCACCGTCGACGTGGAGACCGCCGACGACGAGGTGGAGCGGATCCGCAGCACCGGGCGGCTGCGGCTGCTCGGCGCCGAGATAGGGGCCGCTCACGAGATCGCCTTCGACGAGTCGACCGAGCTGATCCTGCACCGCCGCCGCTCGCTGCCGTACCACGCCAACGGCATGACGCTCTTCGCATACGACGCCGAGGGCGTGCCGCTGCTGGAGAAGACGTACTACTCGGTCGGCGGCGGGTTCGTCGTGGACGAGGACGCGGTCGGCGAGGACCGGATCAAGCTCGACGACATGGTCCTGAAGTACCCCTTCCGCACCGGCGACGAGCTGCTGCGCCTCTCCCACGAGACCGGCCTTTCCATCTCCGCGCTGATGCTGGAGAACGAGAAGGCCTGGCGCACGGAGGAGGAGATCCGCGCGGGCCTGCTGGAGATCTGGGAGGTGATGCGCGCGTGCGTGGCCCGCGGCCTGTCCCGCGAGGGCATCCTCCCCGGCGGCCTCAAGGTCCGCCGCCGCGCCGCGCACTCCGCCCGCCAGCTGCGCGCCGAGGGCGACCAGCAGGCGCACGCCATGGAGTGGGTCACGCTCTACGCGATGGCGGTCAACGAGGAGAACGCCGCGGGCGGCCGCGTGGTGACCGCCCCCACCAACGGTGCGGCGGGCATCATCCCCGCGGTCCTGCACTACTACCTCAACTTCGTGCCCGGCGCCGACGAGGAGGGCGTGGTCCGCTTCCTGCTCGCCGCGGGCGCCATCGGCATGCTCTTCAAGGAGAACGCCTCCATCTCCGGCGCCGAGGTCGGCTGCCAGGGCGAGGTCGGCTCGGCCTGCTCCATGGCCGCCGGCGGCCTGGCCGAGGTCCTGGGCGGCTCCCCCGAGCAGGTGGAGAACGCCGCGGAGATCGGCATGGAGCACAACCTCGGCCTGACCTGCGACCCGGTCGGCGGCCTGGTCCAGATCCCGTGCATCGAGCGCAACGGCATGGCCTCGGTCAAGGCCGTCACCGCCGCCCGCATGGCCCTCCGCGGCGACGGCCGCCACCACGTCTCGCTGGACAAGGTCATCAAGACCATGAAGGAGACGGGCGCCGACATGAAGGTCAAGTACAAGGAGACGGCGCGCGGGGGCCTCGCGGTCAACGTCATCGAGTGCTAG
- the glyA gene encoding serine hydroxymethyltransferase has protein sequence MSLLNSSLHELDPDIAAAVDAELHRQQSTLEMIASENFAPVAVMEAQGSVLTNKYAEGYPGRRYYGGCEHVDVVERIAIERIKALFGAEHANVQPHSGAQANAAAMFALLKPGDTIMGLNLAHGGHLTHGMKINFSGKLYNVVAYHVDDTGVVDMAEVERLAKEAKPKLIVAGWSAYPRQLDFAAFRRIADEVGAYLMVDMAHFAGLVAAGLHPNPVPHAHVVTTTTHKTLGGPRGGVILSTAELAKKINSAVFPGQQGGPLEHVIAAKAVSFKVAASEEFKERQQRTLDGARILAERLTQPDVAEVGVSVLSGGTDVHLVLVDLRNSELDGQQAEDRLHEIGITVNRNAIPNDPRPPMVTSGLRIGTPALATRGFTADDFREVADIIAEALKPTHDTEPLKARVTALAEKHPLYSGL, from the coding sequence ATGTCGCTTCTGAACAGCTCCCTGCACGAGCTCGACCCGGACATCGCCGCCGCCGTCGACGCCGAGCTCCACCGCCAGCAGTCCACCCTGGAGATGATCGCGTCGGAGAACTTCGCTCCGGTCGCGGTCATGGAGGCCCAGGGCTCGGTCCTCACCAACAAGTACGCCGAGGGCTACCCCGGCCGCCGCTACTACGGCGGCTGCGAGCACGTCGACGTCGTCGAGCGGATCGCCATCGAGCGGATCAAGGCGCTCTTCGGCGCCGAGCACGCGAACGTGCAGCCGCACTCCGGTGCCCAGGCCAACGCGGCGGCGATGTTCGCGCTGCTCAAGCCCGGCGACACGATCATGGGTCTGAACCTCGCGCACGGCGGGCACCTGACCCACGGCATGAAGATCAACTTCTCCGGCAAGCTCTACAACGTGGTCGCCTACCACGTGGACGACACCGGCGTCGTGGACATGGCCGAGGTCGAGCGGCTGGCCAAGGAGGCCAAGCCGAAGCTGATCGTGGCCGGCTGGTCGGCGTACCCGCGCCAGCTGGACTTCGCCGCCTTCCGCCGGATCGCGGACGAGGTCGGCGCCTACCTGATGGTGGACATGGCCCACTTCGCGGGCCTGGTCGCCGCCGGGCTGCACCCCAACCCGGTGCCGCACGCCCACGTCGTGACCACGACCACCCACAAGACGCTGGGCGGCCCGCGCGGCGGCGTGATCCTGTCCACGGCCGAGCTCGCCAAGAAGATCAACTCGGCGGTCTTCCCCGGTCAGCAGGGCGGCCCGCTGGAGCACGTCATCGCGGCGAAGGCGGTGTCCTTCAAGGTCGCGGCGTCGGAGGAGTTCAAGGAGCGCCAGCAGCGCACCCTGGACGGCGCCCGCATCCTGGCCGAGCGCCTGACGCAGCCCGACGTGGCCGAGGTCGGCGTCTCCGTCCTGTCCGGCGGCACGGACGTGCACCTGGTCCTGGTGGACCTGCGCAACTCCGAGCTGGACGGCCAGCAGGCCGAGGACCGGCTGCACGAGATCGGCATCACGGTCAACCGCAACGCCATCCCGAACGACCCGCGCCCCCCGATGGTCACCTCGGGCCTGCGGATCGGCACCCCGGCGCTGGCCACGCGCGGCTTCACCGCGGACGACTTCCGCGAGGTCGCCGACATCATCGCCGAGGCGCTCAAGCCGACCCATGACACGGAGCCGCTCAAGGCCCGCGTCACGGCGCTCGCCGAGAAGCACCCGCTGTACTCCGGGCTGTAA
- the gcvH gene encoding glycine cleavage system protein GcvH: protein MSNPQQLRYSKEHEWLSPAEDGVSTVGITEHAANALGDVVYVQLPEVGATVTAGESCGELESTKSVSDLYSPVTGEVTAVNDDVVTDPSLVNTAPFEGGWLFKVRITGEPDDLLSADEYTEFSGS, encoded by the coding sequence ATGAGCAACCCCCAGCAGCTTCGCTACAGCAAGGAGCACGAGTGGCTGTCGCCCGCCGAGGACGGCGTGTCGACGGTCGGCATCACCGAGCACGCCGCCAACGCGCTCGGTGACGTGGTCTACGTCCAGCTTCCGGAGGTCGGGGCCACGGTGACCGCGGGCGAGTCCTGCGGTGAGCTGGAGTCCACCAAGTCCGTGAGCGACCTGTACTCGCCGGTGACGGGTGAGGTCACCGCGGTCAACGACGATGTCGTCACCGACCCGTCGCTGGTGAACACCGCCCCGTTCGAGGGTGGCTGGCTGTTCAAGGTCCGCATCACGGGTGAGCCGGACGACCTGCTCTCCGCTGACGAGTACACCGAGTTCTCCGGCTCTTAA
- the gcvT gene encoding glycine cleavage system aminomethyltransferase GcvT: MTDAPRHTALDALHRALGATMTDFAGWDMPLRYGSERDEHTAVRTRAGLFDLSHMGEIALTGPQAGQALDHALVGNLSTLAVGRARYTMICDAEGGILDDLIVYRLADQEYMVVANASNAQVVLDALTERAAGFDAQVRDDRDAYALLAVQGPQSPAILASLTDADLDGLKYYAGLPGTVAGVSALIARTGYTGEDGFELFVDPADAEKLWQALTEAGADAGLVPCGLSCRDTLRLEAGMPLYGHELTTATTPFDAGLGRVVKFEKEGDFVGRAALEAAAERAKAAPPRKLVGLVAEGRRVPRAGFSVVAADGTVIGEVTSGAPSPTLGKPIAIAYVDAAYAEPGTEGVAVDIRGAHEPYEVVALPFYKRQR, translated from the coding sequence ATGACAGACGCCCCCCGTCATACGGCTCTGGACGCGCTGCACCGCGCGCTCGGCGCCACCATGACCGACTTCGCGGGCTGGGACATGCCGCTGCGCTACGGCAGCGAGCGTGACGAGCACACCGCCGTGCGGACCCGCGCGGGCCTGTTCGACCTCTCGCACATGGGCGAGATCGCCCTCACCGGCCCGCAGGCCGGGCAGGCGCTGGACCACGCGCTGGTGGGGAACCTGTCGACGCTCGCGGTCGGCCGGGCCCGGTACACGATGATCTGCGACGCCGAGGGCGGCATCCTCGACGACCTGATCGTCTACCGGCTGGCCGACCAGGAGTACATGGTCGTGGCGAACGCCTCCAACGCCCAGGTGGTGCTGGACGCGCTGACCGAGCGGGCCGCGGGCTTCGACGCCCAGGTACGGGACGACCGCGACGCGTACGCGCTGCTCGCCGTCCAGGGACCGCAGTCCCCCGCCATCCTCGCCTCGCTCACCGACGCCGACCTCGACGGCCTGAAGTACTACGCCGGGCTGCCCGGCACCGTCGCCGGGGTGTCCGCCCTGATCGCCCGCACCGGCTACACGGGCGAGGACGGCTTCGAGCTGTTCGTGGACCCGGCCGACGCCGAGAAGCTGTGGCAGGCGCTGACCGAGGCGGGCGCGGACGCGGGCCTGGTGCCGTGCGGGCTCTCCTGCCGGGACACCCTGCGCCTGGAGGCGGGCATGCCGCTGTACGGGCACGAGCTGACCACCGCGACGACGCCGTTCGACGCCGGGCTCGGCCGGGTGGTGAAGTTCGAGAAGGAAGGCGACTTCGTGGGCCGGGCGGCGCTGGAGGCGGCCGCCGAGCGGGCGAAGGCCGCGCCCCCGCGGAAGCTGGTGGGGCTGGTCGCCGAGGGCCGCCGGGTGCCGCGCGCCGGGTTCTCGGTGGTGGCGGCGGACGGCACGGTGATCGGTGAGGTCACCTCCGGCGCGCCGTCCCCGACGCTGGGCAAGCCGATCGCCATCGCGTACGTGGACGCCGCGTACGCCGAGCCGGGCACCGAGGGCGTCGCGGTGGACATCCGCGGCGCCCACGAGCCGTACGAGGTCGTGGCCCTCCCCTTCTACAAGCGGCAGCGCTGA
- a CDS encoding AAA family ATPase, which produces MRPVLRPGRSRPVHDLRGAVAPAGELRFPAGDLAVASGLPGSGKSTLMRRTVPGLDRRGGPVLRVDSQDTRESWERRLPGWLPYGLYRPLVRLAHYAGLRRALRSGASVVVHDCGTLRWVRRWLAWHARRRGRRLHLVLLDVPPALALRGQAARGRGVSGYAFLRHRRAVARLVADAEGGSPPRGCASAVLLDRPAADALEGIGFE; this is translated from the coding sequence TTGCGGCCGGTGCTCCGGCCCGGCCGGAGCCGGCCCGTCCACGATCTGCGCGGGGCCGTCGCCCCGGCCGGTGAGCTGCGCTTCCCGGCCGGGGACCTCGCCGTCGCCTCCGGACTGCCCGGCAGCGGCAAGTCCACCCTGATGCGGCGGACCGTGCCCGGACTGGACCGGCGCGGTGGCCCGGTGCTGCGCGTCGACTCCCAGGACACCCGGGAGAGCTGGGAGCGGCGGCTGCCGGGCTGGCTGCCGTACGGGCTGTACCGCCCGCTGGTGCGGCTGGCGCACTACGCGGGATTGCGCCGCGCGCTGCGCTCGGGCGCGAGTGTGGTGGTGCACGACTGCGGCACCCTGCGCTGGGTGCGCCGCTGGCTGGCGTGGCACGCCCGGCGGCGGGGCCGCAGGCTGCACCTGGTGCTGTTGGACGTGCCGCCTGCCCTCGCGCTCAGGGGGCAGGCGGCACGTGGTCGCGGGGTTTCCGGATACGCCTTCCTCCGGCACCGGCGGGCCGTGGCCCGCCTGGTGGCCGACGCCGAGGGCGGCAGCCCGCCGCGGGGCTGCGCCTCGGCGGTGCTGCTGGACCGCCCCGCCGCCGATGCCCTGGAGGGCATCGGCTTCGAGTGA
- a CDS encoding enhanced serine sensitivity protein SseB → MSIQSDGSEALHGAFPGNELEEVLAASVGVPGAGARIVEVLGRSHVWIPLPKGGGPGSTDLDLPTLEIDGGAYVPVFSSEQQFLRIVGDRMSFAVAPAVEFARGLPPQLGIAVNPGGAVGAPLPPPAVAELCRTGRTELDGPASGGRVLLFQPDWQDEPVDFLAAAGLEFATVPDVRTARRALARVEDGAPTLFVGVQVDLATPETQALVLDALGRALGAVPVPWPVQLVLLDVAQDPVGDWMLERVRPFYDRDR, encoded by the coding sequence ATGAGCATCCAGAGCGACGGGTCCGAGGCGCTGCACGGCGCGTTCCCCGGCAACGAACTCGAAGAGGTGCTCGCCGCCTCCGTCGGGGTGCCGGGCGCGGGCGCCAGGATCGTCGAGGTCCTCGGCCGCAGCCACGTGTGGATCCCGCTGCCCAAGGGCGGCGGCCCCGGCAGCACCGACCTCGATCTGCCGACCCTGGAGATCGACGGCGGTGCGTACGTCCCCGTGTTCAGCTCCGAACAGCAGTTCCTGCGGATCGTCGGCGACCGGATGTCCTTCGCCGTGGCCCCCGCCGTGGAGTTCGCCCGCGGCCTGCCCCCGCAGCTCGGCATCGCCGTGAACCCCGGCGGCGCGGTCGGCGCGCCGCTGCCGCCGCCCGCCGTCGCCGAGCTGTGCCGGACCGGCCGCACGGAACTGGACGGCCCTGCCTCCGGCGGCCGGGTGCTGCTCTTCCAGCCCGACTGGCAGGACGAACCGGTGGACTTCCTGGCCGCCGCCGGGCTGGAGTTCGCCACGGTGCCCGACGTACGGACCGCCCGGCGCGCCCTGGCCCGTGTCGAGGACGGCGCCCCCACGCTGTTCGTGGGCGTCCAGGTGGACCTGGCGACCCCCGAGACCCAGGCGCTCGTACTCGACGCGCTCGGCCGGGCGCTGGGCGCGGTGCCCGTGCCCTGGCCGGTCCAGCTGGTGCTGCTGGACGTCGCCCAGGACCCGGTCGGCGACTGGATGCTGGAGCGGGTCCGGCCGTTCTACGACCGTGACCGGTGA
- a CDS encoding enhanced serine sensitivity protein SseB C-terminal domain-containing protein has protein sequence MSAVAGGGTAAAGQIEQMLQQVAPGRYDAYEALLRALADGSVWMLLWHGTPGSPDAQYGNMEVDGLGYAPCVTSGQELSASGWTRAHEVIGGRQISAALYRDRWGLWLNPHAPGGGVGIPWLDLRRIAVGLDRLPAGPLRISEPAIEIPQFYALLGQNAHRTPVVRSLRRAWVQPALGAPYLVIGLDLYDTSRPSVEAARLMMSQSIGAVPDGLPVSTVAMSDEFDPVAMWLRANSRPFFDREAYGGAPAASYGYGYPPPRPTF, from the coding sequence GTGAGCGCGGTCGCGGGAGGAGGTACGGCGGCTGCCGGTCAGATCGAGCAGATGCTGCAGCAGGTCGCTCCCGGCCGGTACGACGCCTACGAGGCGCTGCTGCGCGCTCTCGCCGACGGCTCCGTGTGGATGCTGCTGTGGCACGGGACCCCCGGGTCGCCCGACGCCCAGTACGGCAACATGGAGGTCGACGGCCTCGGTTACGCCCCCTGCGTCACCTCGGGGCAGGAGCTGTCCGCCAGCGGCTGGACCCGCGCGCACGAGGTGATCGGCGGCCGCCAGATCTCCGCCGCGCTCTACCGCGACCGCTGGGGACTGTGGCTCAACCCGCACGCCCCCGGCGGCGGCGTCGGCATTCCCTGGCTCGACCTGCGGCGGATCGCGGTCGGCCTGGACCGGCTGCCCGCCGGACCCCTGCGGATCAGCGAACCCGCGATCGAGATCCCGCAGTTCTACGCCCTGCTGGGGCAGAACGCGCACCGTACACCCGTTGTGCGGTCGTTGCGCCGGGCTTGGGTGCAACCCGCCCTCGGCGCCCCCTATCTGGTGATCGGTCTGGATTTGTACGACACCAGCCGGCCGTCCGTCGAGGCGGCGCGGTTGATGATGAGCCAGTCCATCGGCGCGGTGCCGGACGGACTGCCGGTCTCCACGGTCGCGATGTCGGACGAGTTCGACCCGGTCGCGATGTGGCTGCGGGCCAACTCCCGCCCGTTCTTCGACCGGGAGGCCTACGGCGGCGCGCCCGCGGCTTCCTACGGCTACGGCTACCCGCCGCCGCGCCCCACCTTCTGA